One part of the Glycine max cultivar Williams 82 chromosome 14, Glycine_max_v4.0, whole genome shotgun sequence genome encodes these proteins:
- the LOC100807414 gene encoding probable serine/threonine-protein kinase WNK11: MPAEKSNSCDSEVEAFVEVDPTGRFGRYSDLLGCGAVKKVYSAFDQEEGIEVAWNQVRLRNFSEDPVLINRLHSEVELLRTLSNKYIIVCYSVWKDEERHNINFITEVCTSGNLRDYRKKHRHVSIKVFKKWSKQVLEGLEYLHTHDPCIIHRDLNCSNIFVNGNIGQVKIGDLGLAAIVGRNHAAHSILGTPEYMAPELYEEDYTEMVDIYSFGMCLLEMVTTEIPYSECDSVAKIYKKVTMGIKPEALSKVTDPEVKEFIEKCIAQPRARPSATDLLKDPFFYELNNDEESTPIN, encoded by the exons ATGCCTGCAGAGAAGTCCAACAGTTGCGATAGCGAAGTGGAAGCGTTCGTGGAGGTTGATCCAACGGGGAGGTTCGGGCGTTACAGCGATCTTCTTGGTTGCGGAGCAGTGAAGAAGGTATACAGTGCGTTTGATCAAGAGGAAGGAATCGAGGTGGCGTGGAATCAGGTTCGGCTGAGAAACTTCAGCGAAGACCCTGTTCTCATCAATCGCCTTCACTCTGAAGTTGAGTTGCTCAGAACCCTCAGCAACAAGTACATCATCGTCTGTTACAGCGTGTGGAAGGACGAGGAGCGCCACAATATCAATTTCATCACTGAGGTCTGCACCTCCGGGAACCTCAGGGATTACCGCAAGAAGCACCGCCACGTCTCCATTAAGGTCTTCAAGAAATGGTCCAAACAGGTCCTTGAGGGATTGGAGTATCTTCATACGCATGACCCCTGCATCATTCACAGGGACCTCAATTGCAGCAACATCTTTGTCAACGGCAACATTGGCCAG GTGAAAATTGGTGATCTTGGATTGGCTGCAATAGTGGGACGTAACCATGCAGCACATTCAATCTTAGGGACACCAGAGTACATGGCACCCGAACTGTACGAGGAAGACTACACTGAGATGGTGGACATATATTCTTTTGGAATGTGTTTGCTTGAAATGGTAACAACGGAAATACCCTACAGTGAATGTGACAGTGTGGCCAAGATATACAAAAAGGTCACGATGGGAATCAAGCCTGAGGCCTTGAGCAAAGTCACAGATCCTGAGGTGAAGGAATTCATTGAGAAGTGCATAGCACAGCCAAGGGCAAGACCTTCAGCCACAGATCTCCTTAAGGATCCTTTCTTTTATGAACTCAACAATGATGAAGAATCAACGCCAATCAATTGA